In candidate division WOR-3 bacterium, the DNA window AAAACCACCCAGGGGATTGTCGCCTGGAAAAAATTGTTCTTTGGTTAAGTTACGCACCTGCAAGAGATAACTCAATTTTGACCCTGTGAGTTTTGTTTATGTATATATACACTTAGGAAATTGGCAAGCCGCAGCTGGACCTATTTTGAAAGCCTAAATCTGCTCCTCATCATAGAAGAGATTGACAAACTGAACCCCTGGGGTTTTGTTCAGTTCGCCAATGAGTTCCTCACCCTTCTGTTTGTCCTTGAGCCGGACATAAAAGGAGAGTTCAATCTGGTCGGTGTCGCCGAGTGAGCGGACATTTATCGGCGTTATTTTGCTGCAGTGCCGGTCCAAAACCCCCTGATATGGCACCACACCGCCCGGTTGCGGCTGATAACTGAACTGCAAAAGATACTCATTGCGATGGGGAAAGGAAAACCTGGTCTTGAAAAGCACCAGCATTATTATGCCGATGAAGATGGTGCCCAAAAAGGCAATGGCATAAAAGCCAACCCCGGAGGCCATCCCGATTGCCAGGGCAAAGAAGACAAAGACAATGTCCTGGGTGTTTTTCACCGCATGGCGGAACCTGACAACCGACAGAGCGCCCACCAGCCCGAAGGCTCGGGCAAGGTTATTGCCAATCACCATAATCATCACCGCGGTGCACATCGCCAAAAGTATCAAGGTGTTGGTATAGGCAACCGAATAGCCGGGTCCGCGATAGGTCTTGCGATAGAGCCAGGCGATAAAGATCCCGCAGACAAGCGCTGTCCCCACCTTGGCAAAAACCATCGCTGCTGTCAAGGGCAAAAGCCGCAGCTGCACAACAACATTTCTCAATATCTCCATCATATCTACTCCTTACTTAGATAATCTTACAGCGGGCAGAGCCTCAACGGTGTGCCCGATGCCTAAAAGAAACTTCTTTTCCTCTGGGTAAGCCTCAATCCCTAAGGCATATTTTGAGACCGCCAGCCGCTCAAGGTCAAATTGGGTCATAACCCTTTGCAGCCAGCGCGGCAGGGTGCCATAGAACTTGATTTCAAAGACAAACTGGCTGGGCATCACAAACTTCATCGCCCGGTCCAGATAGAGCTCTTTCAGCTGGGGATAAAGCCGGCTGCGGACATTTTTGTCAAATGTCAGGCGCAGGCGCGGGTCAAACCTTGAGAAAAAAGCCTCCCTTTCATAGGCGACCAGAACAACCGGCACCATCCTTTTGCGATGGTAATGGAAAAGAAACCTCTTCAGCGCATCAAGCGCCTGCAGAGACAGGTTGAGGTCAAGGTTGGGGTTGCGAAAGACCCTGTCAAGTTCAGTCCATTTCACCCCTGCCCGATGTTTGCCGATGAAGTCGCCGTTCTTGAACTTTATCTCAAAGAATACGGTGTTATCCGCTGCCTCCTCGTCATAACCGCGGATGCGCAGCTTCTTCTTGAACTGAAACCCGTCAAACTTCTCATAATAGCAGTCAAACCTGCGGTTGTCATAATAGACACTGCGCACCGTATACTCTTTATGGGGTTTTTGCTCGCAAAAAGCGTCAAGCCTAACATAGGGCAAGAGCGCCCTTCGCAGCTCCTCAATTTGCTCAATTGGCACCAAAAACTTGTACTCAAGCCTGCCCTGCGGCATTACGATGCCAGCAGATGTGGAATAGGAGCCGGCTGCCATTTTTATTTTACAACCACCAACCTAACCCGTTGGTAATTTGCTTTGCCACCATCGGTCAGAAAATATACACCCGCAGGCAGACCCCTGACATCATTAACACCGCAGTTGACATCCATCACCTGCTGACCGGAACAATTCAAGAGTTTGCCATTTTTGCCGGAAAAATAAAGACAGTTGCGGACAAGCGTAACCGGCATATTTGTCTCAATATTTGCCAGATGCCCGGGCTCCTCGATGCCAATTGCCTGATAGCGAATGGTGGCAAGGTCATAACCAGTGCCCTGCCCCTCACTTGAACCGGTAACAAAAACCCCGTCAGCGGAGTCAATTGCTATTGCGCTCGCCTCATCCATCCTGCCTGCTGGTCCATCATAACGCCCAACCCATA includes these proteins:
- a CDS encoding DUF4956 domain-containing protein, which encodes MMEILRNVVVQLRLLPLTAAMVFAKVGTALVCGIFIAWLYRKTYRGPGYSVAYTNTLILLAMCTAVMIMVIGNNLARAFGLVGALSVVRFRHAVKNTQDIVFVFFALAIGMASGVGFYAIAFLGTIFIGIIMLVLFKTRFSFPHRNEYLLQFSYQPQPGGVVPYQGVLDRHCSKITPINVRSLGDTDQIELSFYVRLKDKQKGEELIGELNKTPGVQFVNLFYDEEQI
- a CDS encoding polyphosphate polymerase domain-containing protein; the encoded protein is MAAGSYSTSAGIVMPQGRLEYKFLVPIEQIEELRRALLPYVRLDAFCEQKPHKEYTVRSVYYDNRRFDCYYEKFDGFQFKKKLRIRGYDEEAADNTVFFEIKFKNGDFIGKHRAGVKWTELDRVFRNPNLDLNLSLQALDALKRFLFHYHRKRMVPVVLVAYEREAFFSRFDPRLRLTFDKNVRSRLYPQLKELYLDRAMKFVMPSQFVFEIKFYGTLPRWLQRVMTQFDLERLAVSKYALGIEAYPEEKKFLLGIGHTVEALPAVRLSK